The window AGCGCCATCGCGATCCAGGCCCGCTGGCGCTGGCCGCCGGACAGCTCGTCCACGCTGCGCTCGGCCAGTTCGGCGGTGGAGGTGCGCTCCAGCGCCTCGGCGACCGCCCGCTCGTCCTCGGCCGACCACTGCTGCCACCAGCTCTGGTGCGGCTGGCGGCCGCGGGAGACCAGGTCGGCCACCGAGATGCCCTCGGGCGCGGTCGGGGACTGCGGGAGCAGCCCGATCCGCTGGGCGATCCGCTTGGTCGGGACGCGAGCCAGCTCGGCGCCGTCCAGCAGCACCGCGCCCCGCACCGGCTTCAGCAGCCGGCCGAGCGCGCGCAGCAGCGTCGACTTGCCGCAGGCGTTCGGGCCGACGATCACCGTCACCCGGCCGTCCGGGACGGTCAGGTCCAGCCCCTCCACGACCGTGCGCGCCTCGTAGGCGAGGGTCAGGCCCCGGGCTTCGAGACGGTGGGCCGGCGTCGGACGGGCGGACATCAGGAACCTCCACGGCGGGATCGGACGAGCAGCCACATCAGGTACGGCGCGCCGACCAGGCCGGTCACCACGCCGACCGGCAGCTCGGTGGGCGAGAGCAGCCGCCGGGCCAGCAGGTCGGCCAGGACGACCACCAGCGCACCGGTCAGGGCCGAGCAGAACAGCGGGATCTGTGCCGAGCGGGCCAGCCGCAGCGCGATCTGCGGGGCCATCAGCGCGACGAAGTCCACCGGCCCGGCCGCGCCCGCCGCACAGGAGGCCAGCACGACGCCGAGCAGCCCCATGCCGAGCCGGATCCGGTCCAGCCGCAGGCCGAGCCCGACGGCGGTGGCGTCGTCGAAGGAGATCGAACGCTGCGCCCGCGCCGCCCAGAGCGCCACCGGTACGGCGGCCAGCAGCACCCAGGCGAGCCAGCCGGCCTGGTCGTACCCGGAGCCGTTCAGGCTGCCGGTCATCCAGACCTTCGCGGCCTGCGCCTGGAAGCCGTCGCCCTTGGTCAGGAAGACCGAGGTGAGCGAGGAGAGCGCGACGCTGATGCCGATGCCGATCAGCACGAACCGCTGGGCGTGCAGACCGCGCCGCCAGGCCAGCGCGTACACCAGCACCCCGGCCACCAGGCCGCCGGCGACCGCCGCCCACGGCACCTGGCCGGCGGAGCCGACCACGCCGTACGCCATCAGCCCGACCACGGTGGCGGTGGCGCCCCAGGAGACGCCGACCACGTCGGGGCTGGCCAGCGGGTTGCGGGCGACGGTCTGCACCAGCGCGCCGGCCAGGCCGAGCGCGGTGCCGACCAGTAGCCCGACCACCACCCGGGGCAGCCGGAACTCGCCGACCACCAGCTCGTGCGGGCTGGGCCGCCCCAGCACCACCTTCACCACCTCGGCCGGGGAGACGGTGGACTCGCCCAGGCAGAGCGAGGCGACGACGGTGGCGGCCAGCGCCAGCAGCAGGCCGAGCACCGCGACGGCGGAGCGGCGGTGCAGCAGGAAGGAGGCGCGCCCGGCGCGCAGCACGGTGTAGCCCCGCAGCGGGACGACGGAGGCGCTCACGCGGCCACCACCTCGCGGCGCCGGACCAGCGCGACCAGCACCGGCACCCCGACCAGGGCGGTCATCACCCCGGCGGGCACCTCGGACGGCGGGAAGAGCACCCGGCCGAAGGCGTCGGCGAGCAGCAGCAGCGCCGGGCCGAGCACGGCGGAGAAGGCGAGCACCCAGCGGTGGTCCGCCCCGGCCACCGCCCGGGCGGCGTGCGGCACGGCGAGTCCGACGAAGGCGATCGGACCGGCGGCGGCGACCGCCGAGCCGGTCAGCACGGTGGCCCCGAGCGCGCCGACCGCCCGCACCAGGCCGGTCC of the Kitasatospora sp. NBC_01246 genome contains:
- a CDS encoding ABC transporter ATP-binding protein, which encodes MSARPTPAHRLEARGLTLAYEARTVVEGLDLTVPDGRVTVIVGPNACGKSTLLRALGRLLKPVRGAVLLDGAELARVPTKRIAQRIGLLPQSPTAPEGISVADLVSRGRQPHQSWWQQWSAEDERAVAEALERTSTAELAERSVDELSGGQRQRAWIAMALAQGTDILLLDEPTTFLDIAHQVEVLDLVRRLNVERGRTVVAVLHDLNQAARYADHLVAMRAGRIVAQGPPAEVVTAELVREVFGLDSVVVPDPVTGTPLVVPGAPWAVKADA
- a CDS encoding FecCD family ABC transporter permease — encoded protein: MSASVVPLRGYTVLRAGRASFLLHRRSAVAVLGLLLALAATVVASLCLGESTVSPAEVVKVVLGRPSPHELVVGEFRLPRVVVGLLVGTALGLAGALVQTVARNPLASPDVVGVSWGATATVVGLMAYGVVGSAGQVPWAAVAGGLVAGVLVYALAWRRGLHAQRFVLIGIGISVALSSLTSVFLTKGDGFQAQAAKVWMTGSLNGSGYDQAGWLAWVLLAAVPVALWAARAQRSISFDDATAVGLGLRLDRIRLGMGLLGVVLASCAAGAAGPVDFVALMAPQIALRLARSAQIPLFCSALTGALVVVLADLLARRLLSPTELPVGVVTGLVGAPYLMWLLVRSRRGGS